The stretch of DNA ACGCGCCGACTACAGCCACCTCTACTGGCCTCTCGTCGAACTGCAGCAACATCCTGAAGTCGAACTCGGCGTCATCGCGCTCGGCGCTCATCTCTCCCCGGAATTCGGCAGCACTATCCATGAAATTGAAAAAAATGGCTTCCCCATCCTCGCCCGCATCGAGTGCCTTCTCAGCTCCGATTCAGACACCGGCATGGCCAAGACCATCGGCCTCGCAACACTCAGCCTCGCCGACACGCTTACGGCATGGCGTCCCGATCTGCTGCTCCTCATCGCCGACCGATACGAGATGCTCGCGCCCGCATCCGTCGCGCTCGCCCTGCGCATCCCCATCGCCCACATCGAGGGCGGCGAAGTAAGCCAGGGAGCCATCGACGACGCCGTGCGCAACGCACTAACCAAGCTCGCGCACATCCACTTCACCTCCACCGCAACAGCTCGCAAGCGCGTGATTTCGATGGGTGAAGAGCCATGGCGCGTCCATCACGCCGGAGCGCCGTCGCTCGATCACCTGCGTCGCAGCACATTGCTGAGCCATCAGGCCATCGAGCAGCGCCTTAATATCCATCTGCAATCGCCAACCCTGCTCGTCGCCTACCATCCCGTAACCATCCACCGCGAAACCACACAGGAAGCAGAAGCTCTCTTCAACGCGTTGCAACAAGTGCAAGGCCAGATCCTCTTCGTCTATCCCAACTCTGACGCAGGCAGCCGCCAACTCATCGAGCGCACGCAAAGCTTTGCAGCCGTAAGACCCGATACGCATATCTTCGTCAATCTCGATGCCGTTACCTACTGGAGCCTCCTGCAATGCGTAGACGCGCTCGTCGGCAACTCCTCCAGCGGCATCATGGAAGCCGCGTCCTTCGCGCTCCCCACAGTCAACGTAGGCATGCGCCAGCAGGGCCGCGAACGCGCCCGCAATATTCTTGACGCAGCGCCCGAAACCACCGCGATCCTCGCCGCAATTGAACAGGCGCTCAGTCCCGCCTTTCGCGCATCCCTCGCAGGCATGACCAATCCCTATGGAGACGGCCACGCAGCCAAGCGCATTGTCCAGGTGCTCGCCAACGCGAACCTAGCCAATCTCCTGATCAAAGCTCCGGTGCCCATAACAAACATCGCAGAGGAACAATGAGCCTCCGCATACCGCTCTCATCACCCGACATCACAGAAGTAGAAATCGAAGCAGTAACCAGCGTCCTGCGCACCAACTCCCTCAGCCTCGGACCAAAGCTCGTCGAGTTCGAAGAAGCATTCGCAGCGTTCCACGGCGCGCCTCACGCCATCGCAGTAAGCTCCGGCACAGCCGCGTTGCATCTCGCCATCCGTGCTCTCAACATCGGCGTGGGCGACGAAGTCATCCTCCCATCCTTCACCTTCATCGCCGTCGCAAACGCAATCCGCTATGAAGGCGCAACGCCCGTCTTCGCCGACATCGATCCCATTACGCTGAACATCGACCACGTATCCGTCGAAGCAGCCATCACCACGCGCACCCGCGCCATCCTCGTAGTCCACACCTTCGGTATTCCCGCCGAAATGAACGCATTGATGCAGATCGCCAGCCGTCATCGACTCGCCATCATTGAAGACGCCTGCGAAGCCATCGGATCAACCTATAACGATAAGCTCGTCGGCACATTCGGAGACATAGCTGTCTTCGGCTTCTATCCCAACAAACAAATCACCACCGGCGAGGGCGGTGCAATGCTCGTCCGCGACACCCACTTAGCCAACCGCATCCGCGCCCTGCGCAACCAGGGCCGCTATCCCTCCGGCGACTGGCTTCAGCATGCCGAACTTGGCTATAACTATCGCCTCTCTGAAATCGCCTGCGCGCTCGGCATCGTGCAACTACGCCGTCTTCCCACAATCCTCGCACAGCGTACACGGGTCGCAAGTAGTTATCACGATCTGCTCGCACACCTCGACGGTATCCTTCTTCCACCGCTCTATCTTCAATCCCGCACCGTCAGCTGGTTCGTCTATATCGTTCGTCTCGCCGAACAATCCACATCCGCCGAACGCGACAAAGTTCTCGACGCATTGCTGCAAGCCGGCATCGGCTGCGCACGATACTTCGCGCCCATCCATCTCCAACCCGCCTACCAGCAACTTCCCGCCGCACAGCAGGCAAGGCTACCCGTAACAGAAGCCATTGCAGAACGCACTCTCGCGCTTCCCTTTTTCAATCAACTGTCATTCGCAGACGCAGCGCAAGTCGCAGACACACTCAAAGCCGCAATGGCCGCAATCACCGCTGATCGATAACACTCTGCACAAGGTCCGCAAGCTGCCGCGGCATAAACTGATTGCCCTCCAGATTCGCCGCCTGCTCCCGTTGCGATCCAGCACCACCGTATGCAGCGTATGCGTGATGAGCTCTTCGTTGTTCCAGAAATTCATCCCAAACATCGTGGCCACCCGATGAATCTCATCAACCGGCCCAGTCAGAAATGCCACACCTGCGCATCGTGCTGCCTCGTCCGAGTAACACCATCCGCCTTCACCTCGCCGCAGCTGCCAACTTTTTCGATCCAAGTTGATAAGTATGTCGATCAAGCCGTGTGTATTCGCTGGAAAATTCCTTGATCTCAAGGAACTGATCTTTTCCTACTGCGTTGAACTGCTGTCGGGTCTTCGTCGCAGGCCACCACACTTCGATACGAATGTTACTCGCGCCATGCCCCAGCCCGATAGCCTGCTCCATCGGATTCCCGCCGAAAGAACTCGTCTGGCCAACCGTGCGATAAATCGACCGCGTAGCGCCCTTATCATTCTCAACCGTAACTTTAATCTCCGCACCAATCGCCGCGCGATTACTCTTCACGCCGACAAGACGTACATTGATCCAGTCATTGCCATTCCCCGGATTGCGGAACAACCGCATCACATGCTTGTCCGCAGGCACAGCGCCTCCCATGTTTGCGACAATGTCCTGCTGCCCGTTTCGTTCCAGATCCGCAAAGGCAATGCCATGCCCCTTGTGTATCTCTCCCGTGCCGGAAACCGCCGTCACATCGACAAACCTCTTCCCCTCGACATTCTTTAAGAGCTCATGCGGCATTACAGAAACAAAGGAGGGATCGCCCATGCCAAGATACATGTCCAGATACCCATCATTGTCAATATCGCCAAAGTTCGAGCCCATCGGCAAGTACACCTTGTCCAATCCAACCTTCGCGGTCACATCCTCAAAAGTTCCGTCATGCATGTTCCGATACAGCTTCGGCGTCTCCACCGTAAACGGCATCCCAAGCGCGCTCCGCATAACTTCGTCCACCGAGCTGTAGTAGTCCGTCACAAATAAATCCGGCCATCCATCGTTGTCATAGTCAAAGAACCACGTCGCAAAGCTCTGAAACGGAGCCTGCACGCCGGCCTGCCGCGCGATTTCAGTAAACGTGTTGTCATGATTGTTGTGATAGAGAAAATTGGCGTCGCCCATATTCGAAACATAGAGGTCGACATATCCATCCCTGTCATAATCCGCGGCAACCACGCCCTTGCTGAATGAAGTCTTGTCGATTCCCGCCGCATGCGAGATATCCTCAAACGTACCGTCTCCTCGATTGTGAAATAACTGACTCGGCCCCTTCTCATTCGCAATAAACAAGTCGACATAGCCGTCATTATCGATATCCGCCCACACCGCAGACTGGCTCTCGCTCACGCTATCGCCTAACCCGCTCTGCTCCGTCACATCCGTAAATGTCCCGTCGCAGTTATTCCGCAACAGCGAACGTCGCATGGGAAACTCCCACCCGCCGCGCAACACCAGCAGATCCATACACCCGTCGTTGTTGTAATCAGCCTCCACAATATTGAGTCCACCCAATTGCCCCGTCAATCCAGCCTGCGCGGTGCGGTCGCTAAACGTACCGTCGCCATTGTTATGAAAAAACTGAAGCTGCTCACACATATCGTTGCTCGACGCGATCACGTCGAGCAGTCCATCATTATCGAAGTCATCCACAATGATCCCGCCCGAACTCTTGAACGCATTCAAGCCCGCACCCGGAGCCACATCCGTAAAGCGTCCAATCCCCTGCAAGCCGCCTTCCTTCGGAGCGAAGGCAACCTCTGGAACCAGGTACTTCACCGGCACCCCGGCCGGATACTGTCCCAGCGAAACATACGCGAGATTAAGCAGCCACTTCACCTCCATGTCATCCGGCTTCTGCTCGAGATAACTCTGAAAGTATTGAACCGCCAGCTTTGAATTTTCCTGCTTTTCAAAGTGCTCGTGCTTATCCATCGGCGGGAAGATATCGATGCTGCCCGAATTCCGGTACGCACCGTTCTCCATCTCCGCCAGATGCAGATAACTCACACCCAAGGTCTCCTGAAGATACGGCACCGATCCGGGAAAACTGGCCTGCGCAACCTTGTACGCGCTCTGCCATGCATCAATCGACTCCTGCATATCACCCCGATAAGCCCGCAGCGCAGCCAGCGCCGAGTACCCATCGATCAGGTCGCGCGGTGGCACCTCGCCTGCCGGTTGCGCCGCGGCTTGCGTGAGCAACTGCTCCATACTATGAATCGCCTCCTGCATGGACTTCCTGCGTATCTCGCACGGCACACTCAAGCTGCGTTCCCACCCCTGCGGCTTTGCATATTGCTCAAAGACGGTCTTGGCCTCGCCGTTCCCTGAAACCACAATGCTCTGGCGCACCGCATGTGCCGCGTGCATCGCGGCAAATCGCGTCTTATCCAGATCGGGCCGGTTAGGCGCCTTCGCAAAGACTGTCAAGACCGCGAACCCGCTCGGTATCCGCATCACATCGCTCAGTCCGCCTGGCTTCACTCCGCGCAGCCCATCGCGCAATTCAACCCGCAGCGCCTCTGGATTCATTCGCCCCATGTATCCACCCTCAACCGCCGTGGAGTCGATGGAGTTTTCTTTGGCGATCACGCCAAAATCCATCCCCGCCCGCAATGCCTTCAACGCCTCGCCAGCCTGCTCCTCCGTCTTCGTGACGATGATTCCAATCTCCTTCTCGTTCGAGCCTTGCGTCTGCTGCGCAAAACCAATCGTTGCTGTAACAAGGATCATCCAAAACGCAAACAGCGCGCGCACGGTTCTCTGATTCTTCCACGAGTGCAAATACATCGGGTTCTGAACAAGAAGCATCGGTTCCTCAGAGAATTCGGCGCAAAGATGAATGGAATCCGGGTACGCAGCGAAGGTTAGACAATCGCGGGATGCATTGTCCAGCGCCGAAAGATCGACAAGTGACGCTCCACGCTTTGTACCAGCTTGTTTGTCCAGGCTTGACACGCGCCAGCTACTTGGAGAGTCTTATCGCATGTGTCAACTTACCCGGAACACTCTCCAGCATCGCGTTTCACTGCTTGCCTTCCTGATTCTCATCCTGGCTGCGCCACTCGCACACGCTCTTGAGAAGCAACCTGTCTCCGTCTACCACACGCGGCGCGTAGCTCTCGCTGAGAAGCTGCAAGGCGGAGTTACAGTCCTGTTTGCGGCCGAAGAGCCATTGCTTGATTTCATGCCCTACCGCCAGGACGAAGACTTCTACTACCTCACCGGCTGGAACGAGCCCGGCGCTGCACTGATGATCGTGGCCGACGCACCAACAGCAGCTCAGCCGCGCAGCTATCATGAAGTGCTCTTCCTGCCGACGCGCAATCTGCGCATGGAAAAGTACACCGGAATCAAGCTGGACGCGGCCACGCCAAACGCTGCCAAGACAGCGGGCGTCGACGAAGTGCTGCCCATGACCGACCTGCCCATCCAGCTCAACAAGCTCATTTCAGCCGACCGACGCCTTGGATCCAACATCTGGACCCAGCCCGATGCCGCGCAGGCCAAGGCATTGATGGGATGGACCGCAGCAACACTGGGCGACGCGACCACACCTGCTGCGCACGACGTCACCAGTCTTACCATGCAACTGCGCGTTGTCAAAGACGCAGGCGAACTCGCGCTTCTAAAGAAAGCCGCCGACGCCTCCATCGCCGCGCAGCGAGTGATGATGCGCAGCACCAAACCCGGCGTCACCGAGCGCGCCATCGCCGGCAAGATCCTTGCGAAGCTCATGGAAGACGGCTGCGAACGTCCATCCTATGCGCCAATCGTAGGCGCAGGCATCAACTCCACTACGCTGCACTACTCCGACAACTCAGCCACGCTTGCCGACGGCGATATCATGGTCGTCGACGCAGCCGGCGAATACAGCATGTACGCCTCCGACATCACGCGCACCGTTCCCGTAAACGGGCACTTCACCGCCCGCCAGCGCGAGGTCTACGACGTCGTCCTCGGCGCGCAGCGCGCAGCCGCCGCAGCCTTCGTCGCCGGCAAGTCCACCATCAACGACCCCTACCATCGCGACCCCAACTCCCTCGACACCGTCGCCTGGAACTACATAAACACCCACGGCAAAGGACTGCATGGCGAGCCGCTTTCCGATTACTGGATCCACGGGCTCGGCCACATGGTCGGCATCAACGTGCACGATCCCTCCAATTATCCCGCAGTGCTCAAACCCGGCATGGTCTTCACCATCGAGCCTGGTGTCTACATCCCTGAGGAGAAGATCGGCGTTCGAATTGAAGATGTATTCGTCGTCGGAGAAGACGGCAAACTCATCGATCTCATCGCATCGCTTCCGCACACCGCCGACGACGTGGAAGCGGCAATGCGGTCCGACAACAAGTGAGCGGAAGCATGTTCTTTGAGGATGAAACCGCCCCCGGGTCATTCGAATCCAGCCCAATCGAGCCCTTGCAGCGCGCCTTTCGTGACCAGCTTTTAAGCTGCCTCGAAGAGTGCGCCGCAGGGCGTTGCGGCTTATTCTCCGACTACGAACACCTGACCGAAGAATCTGCCCCAAACAAGGCATGGCCAGAAGCAGCACGCCTCCGCGAACTGGCCTTCGCATTGCAATCCGTCCTCGCGCAATCCGGCGAATCCGACCAGCTCTGCGATCAGTTCCTCGATCTCTGTTCCATTCACGGCGAGAGCGATCCCGGCGAGCCAAGACTGGCGCGAGCCTTTCTGAACGAAATCGAAGGGCGCAACTAATTCGATGCTGATCCTTCGAGCATTCCTCGCCCTGCTGTCCGGCTTCGTTTCCATGGCTGTGCTTGTCGGCGTAGCAACCGCCGTATTGATGAAGTTAGCGCCAGCATGGGTTGGCACGCCGGGAAATCCGCGCCCCGCATATATCGTTGTCAACCTCTGCTATTCCCTCGCCGCGGCCGCAGTCGGCGGATATGTGACCGCTTGGGCCGCGCAAGACAATCCCCTGTACCACGCACTCGCGCTGGCCATCATTGTGTTGTTATTGAGCGCATTGAGTGCGTTGCAACAGCGAGGCAAGCAACCGATCTGGTATCAATTGCTCTTAATCGCAATCACGCCCGTCGGAGTACTTCTCGGCGGTCTGCTGCGATTGAAAGTCGCGGGAATCTAACATCGTCATGGAATAAAAAGAAAAGCCCACCCGCTCGGAACGGGTGGGCCATCGAAAAGAATAGCCCGCAGCTTACCAGCGAACTCCAAACGTGACAGGAAGAAGCTCCGTCGTACCCAAGCCATCCGTGCTCCCGATCCCAGGCGTATTCAGCCATAGATAGCGCACTTCTGCATAGGCCTTCAGGTTGTTGTCGCTGCCCAGCTTGTGCGTAATGCCAACGCCTACATTGAGGCCGCCCTGATTGCTGGAGAAGTGACTGACAACTACATTTTCAGTACCGATCGTGCAGAAGTAGAAGCATTCCTCCACGGCTTCCGGATCGGTGAAGCTCGTAACCTTGCGATAGAATCCGCCGCCGCCCGTGACATAGACACTATTCTTGCGGTTGGGCAGCAGATCGATCACCGGATCGAGCGTCAGTGACCAGATATGCGCGTGGCCGCCCTGTGCGCCCGCGTCTGCAATCAATCCGCCAGGCAGTTTGTCGTCCATGAATTGATACTCGGCAAGCAGACTCACTCGCTTGCTGAATTTGTATCCGCCACCTACCGTGAAGTTACCGCCCCATGTAATGAATGGCTGATCGTTACCAATCGGCGCATTGAATCCACCGCCGGCTTCAAAAGCCAGACGGCTCGTCAAACTGTGATCATGGTAGCCATACGATCCGCTCGCCTGACCGCCCGCAGCGGCAAGCGAAGGAGAAGGTATAGGAGCTGCGAGATCGGAGTTATCCGCAATAAGGGATTGAGTGGAACTTGCAAACTGATCGGGGGATTGTGCGCTGGCTGTCGCCATTGAAAAAGCTGCAAAGGTAAAGGCCAATGCTGCGACAGGAGCGCAGATCATCGCGCGCCGCCGAAGCGGCGAAACACTGCGTATAGACATAGATGGACCTCAAATTGAATTCGTTGAATTCGCTTGCTTGCAAGAGTCGTGCATTGCTCCCGCTAATGGGTTAGACACGAACTATTGGGAAGAGTTGCTCATCGTTACCAGAATGTGAAAAGGGCCAGCGCTCGCGCCAGCCCTCGCAGCTCACTGATTCTCCGGGTTCTCTGTCAATTTTAGTTAAGCGGATAGAGCTTGATATTGCGAAAATAGACCTCCGCGCCTTCCGATTGAAACAGTATTTTCCCGCTGGATGGAAATGCGTCAGTTCCTTCATTAGCGAGCTTGCCGTTCACGTATTGCTTCACGTGCCCATCCTGATTCACCAGTTCGACCACGTTCCATTGGCCGTGCGGCTTTTCCACTTCGTTCACCGGGTCGCGATAGCCGACCTCGTTCTTCCACGGCCCTTTATTGAAGCGGTCGATCTTCTTCGCACTGCCATCCGGCCCGGTCACGCGCACTCCATCCTTGCCGGTAAGAGCAGCACCATCCGTCATCCAGAAATCGCCAGTACATCCTTCATTGATCTGAAACTCCACCGAGCGCGGCCACACCTTATCCGGTCCCTGAATGTTGTAAAGAATGCCGCTGTCTCTTGCCTGTCCGGCACGCGGCGCAAACGTGCCCTCGCCCCATTTGAACTCCGCGCGCAGATAGTAGTTCTTGTAATCCTGCTTGGTAATGATGTAGCCCATCTCCTTGCCCGAAACGTGAATCATCCCCTTCTCAACCGTAAAGATATGTCCAGGATCGGAATTCAGCCCAGTGCTCTTGATAAATGTGTTGAACTGGTTCAGGTCCTTGCCATCAAACAGAACCTCCTCAGGTCCATGTTTAGGTATGTCCTTGGCCCCTGCTCCCGCAAACGCCGAAGACGAGAGCCCAATCAAAGCTGCAATTACGAGATATCTATCAACCCGCATATCTACTCCATTCTCCCATCCATTATTTAATTCAACAGAAAAGCCCATCCGAAAATGGGCTTTCCTGTTGCATCCAAACTAGCATAGAACCCGCATCAGCCCTGAATATCGAACTGCTCCGGATGTAGCGTCGCATCGCTCTTGACCAGCACATTCTTGGCCGCCAGGTCTTCCAGCTCTGTCAGCCATTTCGCATTGTTGGCCTTCAGCGCCTTCGCCGTCTCCGGATTCACGCGCAGCAACACTTCGCTCTGATCGAAATGCTTCCGCATCTTGCGCATTTCGATGTAGATCTCGTTAGCCACCGTAGCAGCGCTCTTTACCATGCCAGTTGCCTGGCAGACTGGGCAAGGCACAGAGAGCGTCCGCTCTAGCGACTGCTTCACCCGCTTGCGCGTAATCGCCACGAGTCCGAAATCGTTAAACTGCAGCACCTTCGTCGGAGCGCGATCCTGCTTGAGCGCCTCTTCCAGCGCCGCCATTACACGCGTCCGATTCTTGCGCTCATCCATATCGATGAAGTCGATTACGATGATGCCGCCCAGATCACGCAGCCGGATCTGCCGCACAATCTCCGGAATCGCATCCAGATTGGTCTTCAGAATCGTGTCTTCCAGCCGCGCCGTCTTGCCCACGAACTTGCCGGTGTTGATATCGATCGCCACCAGCGCTTCAGTCTGGTTGATGACAATGGAACCGCCGCTCTTGAGCCAGACCTTCGAGCGGAGCGCCTTCGAAATCTCATCCTGAATGCCGAAGTGCTCAAATAGCGGCACTTCCTTCGTATACAGCTTCACGCGCCGCACCAGTTCCGGCGAGAAGCGGTTCAGGAAGCGAACGATCCGCTCATAATCGGCTTCCGAATCGACCCAGATATGCGAGAAGTTGTCGCTGATCTGGTCGCGCAAAATCCGCTCAATCAGGTTCAGATCGTGATAAATCAACGCCGGCGGCTTCGAACTGTCCGCGCGCTGCTTGATATCCGCCCACAGATTAATCAGGAAACGCAAATCCGCGCGAAGCTCCTCTTCCGTAGCTCCCTCCGCGGCCGTGCGAACGATGAATCCGCCCGTTGCGTCTCCCTTTTCGCTCACCAGCACCCGCTTCAGCCGCTGCCGCTCCTCGTCCGAAGCGATCTTGCGGCTCACACCAACGTGGCTCACCGTGGGCATGAAAACCAGGAAGCGCCCCGGAAGCGCGATGTGGCTCGTGATACGCGCACCCTTCTTGGCAATCGGTTCCTTGGCAATCTGCACCAGAATTTCCTGCCCCGGCTTCAACAAATCGCTGATAATCGGCAGATCCGAAGTCTGCGCCGATCGCCTCGACTGTCCCGGCGATCCCGAACCGCCGCGACGGCTGTCACTTCCGCCCGATCCGCCATTGCGTCCACGACGACCGCGCCCGCCCCGCTCTCCTGACCGTTCACCAGTCCGTTCACGCCCCGGCGCACCCGCAGGCGCAGCCCCGCGTCCGCCAGCCGGAGCGCCTATCGCGTCGTCCTCATCCTCGTCCGGATCAGACTCATCCTCATCCACCGACTCAAGCTGGATGCGATGATCCAGGTGCGCCTCTTGCAACATCTCGCCCAGAGCTCCCGAGCGAATCTGCTGCTGCAGCGTCTCCTCTTCCAGCTCTTCAAGATCGTGTTCGTCGCCGTGATGCGCCTTGAGCGGAGTAAATTCGTACTCCTCTTCCTCGATGACTTCTTCTTCCACCAGGCCTTCGCCCGGCGCATAGGCAGAAACCGTCGGCACAGTCCTCGGTGCCGGAACAGCAGCCGAAACAGGGGCCGCAACCTCCGGCTCCTCTTCCTTCTTGCGTCCGCCAAAGAGATCCTTCAGCCGGAAACTGCTCGGCGGCAGCGGATCGACATTGTGACTGGCCGAAGCATCGTGAATTTCCTCGTGCTCAATCTCTGCCGCTGCTTCCGGCTCATGCGCCGCGAGATGCTCATCCTGTGCGGAAACTTCTGCGACAGGCTCGGCCACAGCTTCCACTTCCGCGGGAACGGCAACCGCGTGCTCCTCCGATTCCTCATGCACCGCCTCCGGAACAGCTTCCGCAGCAGTTTCATACAGAGGCAGCACTTCCTCTTCGAATTCCTCAAATTCCTGATGCGAATGATGCACCGGCGCCGACGAGATTTCCTCCGAAAACTCAAAGGTCGCAGGCTCCGCCACAACACCCTCGTGCGAAATGGCCTCGCGGCCCTCGGCGGATTCCTCAGTATGGTGTGCAGCAAAAACACCCGTCGGCTCCGCATCCACCGTGGCAGACGGCGTAGTTTCCGGCGACTGCGCGGCTTGCCGATGCTTCGCGATAGACTCGCCAGGGAACAATCCCTTGCCATCCCAGACAATCTCATCCTCGACCAGCGTCGACGGCTTCGCGACCGTGCGCTCCGGCAGCGGATCGGAGGTATCCGGCGGCAATTCGCTGAGAATCAGCCGGCTCGGCGCGGGCTTTTGAATCTCAGCCGCCCCATACTTCGAAAGCGATTCGCCCGGCAGCAGAAATGGCGTCGAAGGCGCAGCCGGACGTGGTTCCGCTGCTACCGGCGCTTCGGGATGCGCTGCCGCAGCTCCGTAAGACTGCTCCAGCGACTGCGAAGCCGAAGCTTCAAAGTGCAACGCCGGAGCCTCGGTCTCTTCCAATTCG from Acidicapsa acidisoli encodes:
- a CDS encoding porin family protein, giving the protein MSIRSVSPLRRRAMICAPVAALAFTFAAFSMATASAQSPDQFASSTQSLIADNSDLAAPIPSPSLAAAGGQASGSYGYHDHSLTSRLAFEAGGGFNAPIGNDQPFITWGGNFTVGGGYKFSKRVSLLAEYQFMDDKLPGGLIADAGAQGGHAHIWSLTLDPVIDLLPNRKNSVYVTGGGGFYRKVTSFTDPEAVEECFYFCTIGTENVVVSHFSSNQGGLNVGVGITHKLGSDNNLKAYAEVRYLWLNTPGIGSTDGLGTTELLPVTFGVRW
- a CDS encoding 3-keto-disaccharide hydrolase, producing the protein MRVDRYLVIAALIGLSSSAFAGAGAKDIPKHGPEEVLFDGKDLNQFNTFIKSTGLNSDPGHIFTVEKGMIHVSGKEMGYIITKQDYKNYYLRAEFKWGEGTFAPRAGQARDSGILYNIQGPDKVWPRSVEFQINEGCTGDFWMTDGAALTGKDGVRVTGPDGSAKKIDRFNKGPWKNEVGYRDPVNEVEKPHGQWNVVELVNQDGHVKQYVNGKLANEGTDAFPSSGKILFQSEGAEVYFRNIKLYPLN
- a CDS encoding Rne/Rng family ribonuclease; its protein translation is MAKEICISSTPHETRLAILEDDQLAEIYYERENEYTLAGSVYKGRVTRVLPGMQSAFVDIGLERDAFLYVTDFLEMEDQEDTDEVERAASQGNTVRQQPAPVQAQQRGDRNGDREQRPRRDGRDGRQAPVEAEPQGQFPVVPVPSAPIESSVIPASVADAVGQQDETDEQGARRWRGRRRRRGGRGREDAGQAGAPESQAESNEIELEETEAPALHFEASASQSLEQSYGAAAAHPEAPVAAEPRPAAPSTPFLLPGESLSKYGAAEIQKPAPSRLILSELPPDTSDPLPERTVAKPSTLVEDEIVWDGKGLFPGESIAKHRQAAQSPETTPSATVDAEPTGVFAAHHTEESAEGREAISHEGVVAEPATFEFSEEISSAPVHHSHQEFEEFEEEVLPLYETAAEAVPEAVHEESEEHAVAVPAEVEAVAEPVAEVSAQDEHLAAHEPEAAAEIEHEEIHDASASHNVDPLPPSSFRLKDLFGGRKKEEEPEVAAPVSAAVPAPRTVPTVSAYAPGEGLVEEEVIEEEEYEFTPLKAHHGDEHDLEELEEETLQQQIRSGALGEMLQEAHLDHRIQLESVDEDESDPDEDEDDAIGAPAGGRGAAPAGAPGRERTGERSGERGGRGRRGRNGGSGGSDSRRGGSGSPGQSRRSAQTSDLPIISDLLKPGQEILVQIAKEPIAKKGARITSHIALPGRFLVFMPTVSHVGVSRKIASDEERQRLKRVLVSEKGDATGGFIVRTAAEGATEEELRADLRFLINLWADIKQRADSSKPPALIYHDLNLIERILRDQISDNFSHIWVDSEADYERIVRFLNRFSPELVRRVKLYTKEVPLFEHFGIQDEISKALRSKVWLKSGGSIVINQTEALVAIDINTGKFVGKTARLEDTILKTNLDAIPEIVRQIRLRDLGGIIVIDFIDMDERKNRTRVMAALEEALKQDRAPTKVLQFNDFGLVAITRKRVKQSLERTLSVPCPVCQATGMVKSAATVANEIYIEMRKMRKHFDQSEVLLRVNPETAKALKANNAKWLTELEDLAAKNVLVKSDATLHPEQFDIQG
- the neuC gene encoding UDP-N-acetylglucosamine 2-epimerase encodes the protein MTRRIAVVTTSRADYSHLYWPLVELQQHPEVELGVIALGAHLSPEFGSTIHEIEKNGFPILARIECLLSSDSDTGMAKTIGLATLSLADTLTAWRPDLLLLIADRYEMLAPASVALALRIPIAHIEGGEVSQGAIDDAVRNALTKLAHIHFTSTATARKRVISMGEEPWRVHHAGAPSLDHLRRSTLLSHQAIEQRLNIHLQSPTLLVAYHPVTIHRETTQEAEALFNALQQVQGQILFVYPNSDAGSRQLIERTQSFAAVRPDTHIFVNLDAVTYWSLLQCVDALVGNSSSGIMEAASFALPTVNVGMRQQGRERARNILDAAPETTAILAAIEQALSPAFRASLAGMTNPYGDGHAAKRIVQVLANANLANLLIKAPVPITNIAEEQ
- a CDS encoding aminopeptidase P N-terminal domain-containing protein; the encoded protein is MCQLTRNTLQHRVSLLAFLILILAAPLAHALEKQPVSVYHTRRVALAEKLQGGVTVLFAAEEPLLDFMPYRQDEDFYYLTGWNEPGAALMIVADAPTAAQPRSYHEVLFLPTRNLRMEKYTGIKLDAATPNAAKTAGVDEVLPMTDLPIQLNKLISADRRLGSNIWTQPDAAQAKALMGWTAATLGDATTPAAHDVTSLTMQLRVVKDAGELALLKKAADASIAAQRVMMRSTKPGVTERAIAGKILAKLMEDGCERPSYAPIVGAGINSTTLHYSDNSATLADGDIMVVDAAGEYSMYASDITRTVPVNGHFTARQREVYDVVLGAQRAAAAAFVAGKSTINDPYHRDPNSLDTVAWNYINTHGKGLHGEPLSDYWIHGLGHMVGINVHDPSNYPAVLKPGMVFTIEPGVYIPEEKIGVRIEDVFVVGEDGKLIDLIASLPHTADDVEAAMRSDNK
- a CDS encoding DegT/DnrJ/EryC1/StrS family aminotransferase, with amino-acid sequence MSLRIPLSSPDITEVEIEAVTSVLRTNSLSLGPKLVEFEEAFAAFHGAPHAIAVSSGTAALHLAIRALNIGVGDEVILPSFTFIAVANAIRYEGATPVFADIDPITLNIDHVSVEAAITTRTRAILVVHTFGIPAEMNALMQIASRHRLAIIEDACEAIGSTYNDKLVGTFGDIAVFGFYPNKQITTGEGGAMLVRDTHLANRIRALRNQGRYPSGDWLQHAELGYNYRLSEIACALGIVQLRRLPTILAQRTRVASSYHDLLAHLDGILLPPLYLQSRTVSWFVYIVRLAEQSTSAERDKVLDALLQAGIGCARYFAPIHLQPAYQQLPAAQQARLPVTEAIAERTLALPFFNQLSFADAAQVADTLKAAMAAITADR
- a CDS encoding FG-GAP-like repeat-containing protein, encoding MLLVQNPMYLHSWKNQRTVRALFAFWMILVTATIGFAQQTQGSNEKEIGIIVTKTEEQAGEALKALRAGMDFGVIAKENSIDSTAVEGGYMGRMNPEALRVELRDGLRGVKPGGLSDVMRIPSGFAVLTVFAKAPNRPDLDKTRFAAMHAAHAVRQSIVVSGNGEAKTVFEQYAKPQGWERSLSVPCEIRRKSMQEAIHSMEQLLTQAAAQPAGEVPPRDLIDGYSALAALRAYRGDMQESIDAWQSAYKVAQASFPGSVPYLQETLGVSYLHLAEMENGAYRNSGSIDIFPPMDKHEHFEKQENSKLAVQYFQSYLEQKPDDMEVKWLLNLAYVSLGQYPAGVPVKYLVPEVAFAPKEGGLQGIGRFTDVAPGAGLNAFKSSGGIIVDDFDNDGLLDVIASSNDMCEQLQFFHNNGDGTFSDRTAQAGLTGQLGGLNIVEADYNNDGCMDLLVLRGGWEFPMRRSLLRNNCDGTFTDVTEQSGLGDSVSESQSAVWADIDNDGYVDLFIANEKGPSQLFHNRGDGTFEDISHAAGIDKTSFSKGVVAADYDRDGYVDLYVSNMGDANFLYHNNHDNTFTEIARQAGVQAPFQSFATWFFDYDNDGWPDLFVTDYYSSVDEVMRSALGMPFTVETPKLYRNMHDGTFEDVTAKVGLDKVYLPMGSNFGDIDNDGYLDMYLGMGDPSFVSVMPHELLKNVEGKRFVDVTAVSGTGEIHKGHGIAFADLERNGQQDIVANMGGAVPADKHVMRLFRNPGNGNDWINVRLVGVKSNRAAIGAEIKVTVENDKGATRSIYRTVGQTSSFGGNPMEQAIGLGHGASNIRIEVWWPATKTRQQFNAVGKDQFLEIKEFSSEYTRLDRHTYQLGSKKLAAAAR